In Thalassotalea fonticola, a single genomic region encodes these proteins:
- a CDS encoding glycine C-acetyltransferase: MSSNFINHLQQQIDQVKDEGLYKAERIITTAQQADIAVSSGEEVINFCANNYLGLANHPELINAAKGGLDDHGFGMASVRFICGTQDIHKTLEGKLSNFLGMEDTILYSSCFDANAGLFETILGAEDAIISDALNHASIIDGVRLCKAKRFRYANNDMAALEEQLIAANDAGARFKLIATDGVFSMDGVIANLKGVCDLADKYGAMVMVDDSHAVGFVGEEGRGSHEYCDVMSRVDIITGTLGKAMGGASGGYTSASKEVIEWLRQRSRPYLFSNSLAPAIVTASIKVIDMLAQGGELRKTLKDNAAYFRDNMEAAGFTCAGADHAIVPVMLGDAKVAADMSNRLLSEGIYVIGFSFPVVPKGQARIRTQISAAHTRAQLDKAIEAFIRIGKEMGVI, from the coding sequence ATGTCATCTAATTTTATTAACCACCTACAACAACAAATCGACCAAGTAAAAGATGAAGGCCTGTATAAAGCAGAGCGAATTATCACTACCGCTCAACAAGCTGATATAGCCGTGAGCAGTGGTGAAGAAGTTATTAATTTTTGTGCGAACAATTATTTAGGCTTGGCAAATCATCCTGAGCTGATAAACGCCGCTAAAGGCGGCTTAGATGACCATGGCTTTGGTATGGCTTCAGTGCGATTTATTTGTGGCACGCAAGATATACATAAAACGTTAGAAGGTAAGTTGAGTAACTTTCTCGGTATGGAAGATACCATTCTTTATTCTTCGTGTTTTGATGCCAATGCCGGTTTGTTTGAAACCATTCTAGGCGCTGAAGATGCTATTATTTCTGATGCATTAAACCATGCATCAATTATTGACGGTGTACGTTTATGTAAAGCAAAACGTTTTCGCTATGCCAACAACGACATGGCAGCCCTTGAAGAACAACTGATTGCTGCAAATGATGCCGGTGCACGCTTTAAATTGATTGCGACTGATGGTGTATTCTCTATGGATGGTGTTATCGCCAACCTTAAAGGTGTGTGTGATTTAGCCGATAAATACGGTGCCATGGTTATGGTTGATGATTCACACGCTGTCGGTTTTGTTGGTGAAGAAGGTCGTGGTTCACACGAGTACTGCGACGTAATGAGCCGCGTAGATATTATTACCGGTACGTTAGGTAAAGCTATGGGTGGCGCATCTGGCGGCTACACATCAGCAAGTAAAGAGGTCATTGAATGGTTACGTCAACGTTCGCGCCCGTACCTTTTCTCCAACTCATTAGCACCTGCAATTGTAACAGCATCAATCAAAGTAATTGATATGCTTGCCCAGGGCGGTGAATTACGTAAAACATTAAAAGACAATGCGGCATATTTTCGTGACAATATGGAAGCTGCTGGCTTTACTTGTGCCGGTGCCGATCACGCGATTGTGCCAGTAATGTTAGGTGATGCTAAAGTAGCGGCAGATATGTCAAACCGTTTACTTAGCGAAGGTATATACGTTATTGGGTTCTCTTTCCCGGTTGTACCAAAAGGGCAGGCTCGTATTCGTACGCAAATTTCTGCAGCTCATACTCGTGCACAATTAGATAAAGCTATTGAAGCCTTTATCCGTATTGGTAAAGAAATGGGCGTGATTTAA
- a CDS encoding Lrp/AsnC family transcriptional regulator: MISEKDEELLSILRCNARASVSDIARALNVSRTAIQNRINKLESNGVIKSYGVELGSNYTKHLITINVSLKVNPNLREKICITLRKIHQISHIYSISGEFDLLVVLQIQSLKHLTAILDNICHLEGVERTNSSIILDAIFER; the protein is encoded by the coding sequence ATGATCAGTGAAAAAGACGAAGAGTTGCTTTCAATTCTTAGGTGTAATGCCAGAGCTAGCGTTTCTGATATTGCCAGAGCTTTAAATGTTTCTAGAACCGCTATACAAAATAGAATTAACAAGCTTGAAAGTAACGGCGTGATAAAGTCTTACGGTGTTGAATTGGGCAGCAATTATACAAAGCATTTAATCACCATAAATGTATCGTTGAAAGTAAACCCGAACTTACGCGAGAAAATTTGTATTACTTTAAGAAAAATACATCAGATAAGCCATATCTACTCAATTAGCGGTGAGTTTGATCTGCTTGTTGTACTGCAGATCCAATCGCTCAAACACCTTACTGCTATTTTAGATAATATTTGTCATTTAGAAGGGGTAGAGCGAACCAATTCATCGATTATCCTTGATGCCATTTTTGAAAGGTAA
- the waaA gene encoding lipid IV(A) 3-deoxy-D-manno-octulosonic acid transferase, which translates to MNKQKLSLRLYQLVIMLITPILILVFLIRSLNHKEYRQRLSERFGWTSSNLKPGGIVVHAASVGEVIAVTPFVEELLVQQPDLPITVTTFTPTGSAQVIKSFQNRVQHCYLPLDISFCVHLFFKFLKPKAVVLMETEIWPTLIQRCHKSGVKLLLINGRLSGKSLKSYKKISWLIKPALNKFSAILCQSEDNLENFIHLGAKPEILSNSGNLKYDISITDDVQNKISKLQQCIANDRTIMVVGSTHQGEEIQLINAFKRLKENHQNLLLVLVPRHPERFSSVGKICQEQELNVVTRSSKQQVNAEHDVWLIDTLGELLPVYALADICIVAGSFSDVGGHNPLEAALFSKPILVGENMANFKDINAKFIAAKAIVQLKDNLDLTAELSTLIDDQALCIELGKNAEKLVKSNQGATVTSANTLKSLINI; encoded by the coding sequence TTGAACAAACAAAAACTTTCATTACGGCTTTACCAATTGGTCATTATGCTAATAACACCAATTTTAATTTTGGTGTTTTTAATTCGCTCTCTAAACCATAAAGAATATAGACAGCGTTTAAGTGAGCGCTTTGGCTGGACCTCTTCAAATTTAAAACCGGGTGGTATTGTTGTGCACGCAGCCAGTGTGGGCGAGGTTATTGCGGTTACTCCTTTTGTTGAAGAGTTGTTGGTTCAACAACCTGATTTACCAATTACAGTAACTACATTTACACCAACTGGTTCAGCACAGGTTATTAAGTCTTTTCAAAATCGAGTTCAACACTGCTACTTACCGCTAGACATTTCATTTTGTGTGCACTTATTTTTCAAGTTTTTAAAACCTAAAGCCGTTGTTTTAATGGAAACTGAAATTTGGCCAACACTTATCCAACGTTGCCATAAATCGGGTGTTAAATTATTACTTATCAATGGCCGGTTATCAGGCAAATCATTAAAAAGCTATAAAAAGATATCCTGGTTAATTAAGCCTGCTTTAAATAAATTCTCAGCTATTTTATGTCAAAGTGAAGATAATCTTGAAAACTTTATTCACCTTGGTGCAAAGCCTGAAATTCTGTCAAATTCAGGTAATTTAAAATACGATATAAGCATTACTGATGACGTGCAAAACAAGATTTCCAAACTGCAGCAATGTATTGCAAATGATAGAACAATCATGGTGGTAGGGAGTACTCATCAAGGAGAAGAAATACAACTGATTAATGCCTTTAAGCGACTAAAAGAAAATCATCAAAACTTACTTTTAGTACTTGTTCCGCGCCATCCTGAACGTTTTTCCTCGGTTGGAAAAATATGCCAAGAGCAAGAGTTAAACGTTGTTACTCGATCTTCAAAGCAACAAGTTAATGCTGAGCATGACGTATGGCTGATTGATACCTTAGGAGAGTTATTGCCGGTTTATGCCTTAGCGGATATATGTATTGTTGCTGGCAGCTTTTCCGATGTAGGCGGGCATAACCCGTTAGAAGCGGCATTATTTTCCAAGCCTATTTTAGTGGGTGAAAATATGGCTAACTTTAAAGATATCAATGCTAAGTTCATTGCAGCAAAGGCTATAGTACAACTGAAGGACAATCTTGATTTAACCGCCGAGCTTAGTACTTTAATTGATGATCAAGCGTTGTGTATAGAACTGGGCAAAAATGCAGAAAAGTTAGTAAAAAGTAATCAAGGTGCAACAGTAACCAGTGCTAACACCCTAAAAAGTCTTATAAATATATAA
- a CDS encoding glycosyltransferase family 9 protein: protein MLGQIPTPKSLCILRLSAIGDVCHAVAMVQQIQKQYPEIAITWVLGKVEHMLLKDLPGIEFIIFDKSKGTAAFKELKAVMKGRKFDVLFHMQAALRASIASLCISAKIKIGFDRARAREGQWLFTNKKIAAQEQPHVLEGFMAFANAIGVKTEAPHWLMPFGESERAFAKDSIPQDKFYVVISAAASKAERNWQPEKYAQAAEYLSEKGYHVVLCGGPGALEVNLGEDIIKHANVELINLVGKTNLKQLMAVLESAKLVIAPDTGPTHMATTVETPVIGLYAHSNPKRTGPYTCQNNVASVYEECVLEQRGKPSTQLPWNTRAKGELMHRISFEMVKEQIDNLL, encoded by the coding sequence ATGCTAGGTCAAATACCTACCCCAAAATCTCTTTGTATTTTAAGGCTTTCCGCCATTGGTGATGTTTGCCATGCAGTTGCTATGGTACAACAAATTCAAAAACAATATCCAGAAATTGCGATCACGTGGGTGTTAGGCAAAGTAGAGCACATGCTGCTAAAAGATTTACCGGGTATTGAGTTTATAATTTTCGATAAATCAAAAGGTACTGCTGCTTTTAAAGAACTTAAAGCGGTAATGAAAGGACGTAAATTTGACGTACTATTTCATATGCAAGCAGCGCTTAGAGCCAGTATTGCCAGTTTATGTATTTCGGCAAAAATAAAAATTGGCTTTGACAGGGCCAGAGCAAGAGAAGGCCAATGGCTTTTCACTAATAAAAAAATTGCCGCACAAGAGCAACCGCACGTACTTGAAGGCTTTATGGCATTCGCTAATGCCATAGGAGTTAAAACCGAAGCGCCACATTGGCTTATGCCTTTTGGTGAAAGTGAAAGAGCTTTTGCTAAAGATAGTATTCCACAAGATAAGTTTTATGTTGTTATTTCTGCCGCTGCCAGTAAAGCAGAGCGCAATTGGCAGCCAGAAAAGTACGCACAAGCAGCCGAGTATTTAAGTGAAAAAGGTTATCACGTTGTTCTTTGCGGCGGCCCAGGAGCTCTTGAAGTTAACCTCGGAGAAGATATTATCAAACATGCGAATGTTGAATTGATAAATTTAGTCGGTAAAACCAACTTAAAGCAATTAATGGCGGTATTAGAGTCGGCGAAGCTCGTTATAGCACCTGATACAGGTCCAACACATATGGCGACTACGGTGGAAACTCCGGTGATAGGTTTATACGCCCACTCAAACCCTAAACGTACTGGCCCATACACTTGCCAGAACAATGTTGCCAGTGTATATGAAGAATGCGTTTTAGAGCAACGCGGTAAGCCATCAACGCAATTACCCTGGAATACTCGCGCCAAAGGTGAATTAATGCATCGCATTAGTTTCGAAATGGTAAAAGAGCAAATAGATAATCTACTCTAA
- a CDS encoding 3-deoxy-D-manno-octulosonic acid kinase, with product MNLSRFVKQSSVNFFKEGSYTCIYERELLPDFCLEMFNAQYWQQKDAILGKAVGRGTAWFIKHSSTDMVLRHYYRGGLIGKLINDSYIFTGVMNSRAAKEFVLLKEMQHWHLPAPKPVAFQIKRNGFTYQADILIELIPGATDLVGLLTQSELPDEIWQSIGRCIKRFHQRHIYHHDLNAHNIMLDSDNKVWLIDFDQGKIMPKAGKWQQENLQRLLRSFRKELAKLPEFHFTETQWQLLLQGYELV from the coding sequence TTGAACCTGTCGAGATTTGTAAAACAATCATCTGTAAATTTTTTCAAAGAAGGTAGCTATACCTGTATTTATGAGCGCGAATTACTACCAGACTTTTGCTTAGAAATGTTTAATGCGCAATATTGGCAACAAAAAGATGCTATTTTAGGTAAAGCTGTTGGTCGTGGTACTGCTTGGTTTATTAAACACTCCAGCACAGATATGGTGCTAAGACATTATTATCGCGGTGGCTTAATTGGCAAGTTAATAAATGATAGTTATATTTTTACCGGAGTAATGAATAGCCGCGCCGCAAAAGAGTTTGTTTTACTTAAAGAAATGCAGCATTGGCATTTACCTGCACCTAAGCCTGTTGCGTTTCAAATAAAACGCAATGGTTTTACCTATCAAGCAGACATACTAATAGAGTTAATCCCTGGCGCCACTGATCTTGTCGGCTTATTAACTCAATCAGAACTGCCGGATGAGATTTGGCAAAGCATTGGAAGATGTATCAAGAGATTCCATCAAAGGCATATTTATCATCACGACTTAAATGCACATAATATTATGTTAGATAGTGATAATAAGGTTTGGTTAATCGACTTTGATCAAGGCAAGATAATGCCTAAGGCTGGTAAATGGCAGCAAGAAAATTTACAGCGTTTATTACGTTCTTTCAGAAAAGAGTTGGCTAAATTACCTGAGTTTCATTTTACTGAAACTCAGTGGCAATTATTATTACAAGGTTACGAATTAGTATAA
- a CDS encoding TetR/AcrR family transcriptional regulator produces MKTRDKIIVASIELFNEQGERNITTNHIAAHLGISPGNLYYHFRNKEDIINAIYSEYADDLINQFKGLSDAINPLDSILLYMDIVFQLISKFRFFYSNLPVLLSKNPALKKRYSEIQKEIIQKVSSMLQSLNEAEILSIKDDELEDLTCLLRITTTFWLSYLQTQIEDNPKIDDASLYEGLLKIFALLSPYVTDGARQDFENARDQYKALKQDALTQQIAI; encoded by the coding sequence ATGAAAACCAGAGATAAGATCATCGTCGCCAGCATTGAGCTTTTTAATGAGCAGGGCGAACGCAACATTACCACTAACCATATTGCTGCTCATTTGGGGATAAGCCCGGGTAACCTTTATTATCATTTTCGTAATAAAGAAGACATCATAAATGCAATATACAGCGAATATGCCGATGATCTAATTAATCAGTTTAAAGGGTTATCAGATGCTATTAATCCATTAGACAGTATATTGTTGTATATGGATATTGTATTTCAGCTTATTTCTAAATTTAGATTTTTCTATAGCAACTTACCCGTCTTACTAAGCAAAAATCCAGCCCTTAAAAAACGCTACAGCGAGATTCAAAAAGAAATCATCCAAAAAGTTTCGAGCATGTTACAGTCTTTAAACGAAGCTGAAATTCTAAGCATAAAAGATGATGAATTAGAGGATTTAACTTGTTTACTAAGGATCACGACGACATTTTGGTTAAGCTATTTACAAACACAAATAGAAGATAACCCTAAAATTGATGATGCTAGTTTATATGAAGGGTTATTGAAAATTTTCGCCTTATTAAGCCCATATGTTACAGATGGGGCTCGTCAAGATTTTGAAAATGCACGTGATCAGTACAAAGCGCTAAAACAAGATGCTTTAACACAGCAAATTGCCATTTAG
- the coaD gene encoding pantetheine-phosphate adenylyltransferase, with product MKNTAIYPGTFDPVTNGHSDLIERASLLFDQVIVGVAASPSKKPRFNLEKRVAMLTEITAHLNNVTVQGFSGLLVDFAKQANAQVLIRGLRAVSDFEYEFQLANMNRRLYPELESVFLTPAEENSFISSTLVKEVSLHGGNVSEFVHPVVKEALENS from the coding sequence ATGAAAAATACCGCCATATACCCAGGCACATTTGATCCAGTTACCAATGGCCACTCTGATTTAATAGAACGTGCCTCGTTATTGTTTGATCAAGTAATTGTTGGCGTTGCTGCCAGCCCAAGTAAAAAACCAAGGTTTAATTTAGAAAAAAGAGTAGCAATGCTCACTGAAATAACTGCTCATCTCAACAATGTAACAGTACAAGGTTTTAGTGGTTTATTAGTTGATTTTGCCAAACAAGCTAATGCTCAGGTATTAATTCGAGGTTTACGGGCTGTATCTGATTTTGAATATGAATTTCAGTTAGCGAATATGAATCGTCGCTTATATCCAGAGTTAGAAAGCGTGTTTTTAACACCAGCGGAAGAAAACTCATTTATCTCTTCAACCTTAGTAAAAGAAGTGTCTTTACATGGTGGAAATGTAAGCGAATTTGTTCATCCGGTGGTTAAAGAAGCATTAGAAAACAGTTAA
- a CDS encoding MaoC family dehydratase, translating into MTQPLVVGANASLKKSFTSADVEKFAEVSLDSNPIHLDEEAGKASIFKQRVVHGALVSSLFSALLGCELPGEGTIFLGQTIKFSAPVFLNEEITATVEVASIHSRRRIVTFNLTAVNPEGTVVISGEATVMAPKHLLS; encoded by the coding sequence ATGACACAACCTTTAGTTGTAGGTGCAAATGCATCTTTAAAGAAATCGTTCACTTCAGCAGATGTTGAAAAGTTTGCTGAAGTATCATTGGATTCTAATCCAATCCACCTAGATGAAGAAGCGGGCAAAGCATCAATATTTAAACAACGTGTTGTGCACGGAGCTTTGGTGAGCAGTTTGTTTTCTGCTCTGTTAGGTTGTGAATTACCAGGTGAAGGCACTATTTTTTTAGGGCAAACAATTAAGTTTTCAGCACCTGTATTTTTAAACGAAGAAATTACAGCAACGGTTGAAGTTGCCAGCATTCATTCTAGAAGACGAATTGTTACATTCAATCTAACTGCTGTTAACCCCGAAGGTACTGTGGTGATCAGTGGAGAAGCAACGGTTATGGCACCTAAGCATTTATTAAGCTAA
- the mutM gene encoding bifunctional DNA-formamidopyrimidine glycosylase/DNA-(apurinic or apyrimidinic site) lyase yields MPELPEVEVCRKGISPHVLNQTVSDVIVRNAKMRWPITPNIDEMCGEIIIEVSRRAKYLLLKTAKGTLVLHLGMSGTIRVIPKDTIVAKHDHFDLVLTSGVALRLNDPRRFGAVLWLTEDVSEHPLLARLGPEPLLDEFDKGYLFKKSRKKTVPIKTFIMNNHVVVGVGNIYANEALFQAGILPTAPAGKISQKRYNNLTEIIKQVLAKAINQGGTTLKDFTQTDGRPGYFAQSLQVYGRGGEKCLICETRLEEIRQSGRASVFCPTCQKN; encoded by the coding sequence ATGCCAGAGTTACCAGAAGTAGAAGTATGCCGAAAAGGCATTAGTCCTCATGTATTAAACCAAACAGTTAGTGATGTTATTGTGCGTAATGCAAAAATGCGTTGGCCTATAACACCAAATATAGATGAAATGTGCGGAGAAATAATTATTGAAGTAAGTCGTCGGGCAAAATACTTACTATTAAAAACTGCAAAAGGTACGTTGGTTCTGCATTTAGGCATGTCAGGTACTATTAGAGTCATTCCGAAAGATACCATCGTTGCTAAGCATGATCACTTTGATTTAGTGTTAACTTCTGGAGTTGCCTTGCGCCTTAACGATCCAAGGCGATTTGGCGCAGTGCTGTGGTTAACTGAAGATGTAAGCGAACACCCTTTATTAGCACGGCTTGGTCCAGAGCCATTATTAGATGAATTCGATAAAGGTTATTTGTTTAAAAAATCACGGAAAAAAACAGTACCGATTAAAACCTTCATTATGAATAACCATGTGGTTGTAGGCGTCGGTAACATTTATGCCAACGAAGCCTTGTTTCAAGCCGGTATATTACCAACAGCTCCTGCCGGTAAAATAAGCCAAAAGCGCTACAACAACCTGACCGAAATTATTAAACAAGTGTTGGCTAAAGCAATAAATCAAGGCGGCACCACCTTAAAAGACTTTACTCAAACTGATGGTCGTCCCGGTTATTTTGCTCAGTCATTACAGGTTTATGGTAGGGGCGGCGAAAAGTGTTTGATTTGCGAAACTCGGTTAGAAGAGATTCGCCAGTCGGGTCGAGCCAGTGTATTTTGTCCAACTTGTCAGAAAAACTAG
- a CDS encoding GNAT family N-acetyltransferase encodes MKFVNCCHEKYASEILEILNQAIISSTALYDYKPRTLDTMIDWFEVKRVNDFPVIGVLDANNTLMGFATYSTFRAWPAFKYSVEHSIYIHHDHQGKGLGKVLLSNIIEAAKQQQYHTIIGGIDITNTGSIALHEKLGFVHAGTIKEAGFKFGRWLDLGFYQLILNTPETPLDG; translated from the coding sequence ATGAAATTTGTAAATTGTTGCCACGAAAAATATGCTAGTGAAATTCTTGAAATTTTAAATCAAGCAATTATTTCATCAACAGCTTTATATGATTATAAACCCAGAACATTAGATACTATGATTGATTGGTTTGAAGTAAAGCGTGTTAATGATTTTCCGGTAATTGGTGTGCTAGATGCCAATAACACACTGATGGGATTTGCCACTTATAGTACATTTCGAGCTTGGCCAGCCTTTAAATATTCAGTAGAACATTCAATTTATATTCACCATGATCATCAAGGCAAAGGACTTGGTAAAGTGTTACTGAGCAACATTATTGAAGCCGCTAAACAGCAGCAATACCACACCATTATTGGTGGTATTGATATAACCAATACTGGCAGCATTGCATTGCATGAAAAACTCGGGTTTGTACATGCAGGGACGATTAAAGAAGCTGGCTTTAAATTTGGCCGGTGGCTAGATTTAGGTTTTTATCAATTAATACTCAATACACCTGAAACCCCGCTTGATGGTTAA
- a CDS encoding Lrp/AsnC family transcriptional regulator, giving the protein MTKKDRYNEQILQELKLDGRISNLELAEKVGLSPSACLRRVQELERSGVIKGYRAVLDNELLGNGFIAYVTVGLGEHTKGSQEAFEQAITLAHEVRECHNVTGTFEYILRVETVNLKTYKTFHTDVLGTLPQVHTISTHVVMDSPKDERA; this is encoded by the coding sequence ATGACTAAAAAAGACAGATATAACGAGCAAATATTGCAAGAACTAAAACTTGATGGCCGCATTTCTAATTTAGAATTAGCTGAAAAAGTTGGTTTATCCCCTTCTGCTTGCTTAAGACGGGTGCAAGAGCTAGAGCGCTCAGGTGTTATTAAGGGCTATCGCGCGGTATTAGATAACGAATTACTCGGTAATGGCTTTATTGCCTATGTGACGGTTGGTTTAGGTGAGCATACGAAAGGCTCACAAGAAGCTTTTGAGCAAGCTATTACTTTAGCCCATGAGGTCAGAGAATGTCACAATGTTACCGGCACATTTGAATACATTCTTAGGGTAGAAACAGTTAATCTGAAAACATATAAAACATTCCATACCGATGTACTTGGTACCCTGCCGCAAGTACATACTATTTCTACTCATGTAGTTATGGATTCTCCTAAAGATGAAAGAGCTTAG
- a CDS encoding LysE family translocator: protein MSYETIPALMMFAFASSVTPGPNNLMLMASGANFGFKRTVPHALGVGIGFTLMVFLVGIGIIQIFDQFPLSYDILKVASIGYLLYLAYKIAGAGSPVDDQKPDTKPMTFMQAALFQWVNPKAWTMALTAISIYAPTQSLQAVLLVAAIFGLINLPSVSTWVMLGKQMQKILTNHNRLKMFNITMASLLVLSLYPVLI, encoded by the coding sequence ATGAGCTACGAGACTATTCCTGCTTTGATGATGTTTGCCTTTGCATCATCAGTAACTCCTGGGCCAAATAATTTAATGCTAATGGCTTCTGGCGCTAATTTTGGCTTTAAGCGTACTGTGCCGCATGCTTTAGGGGTTGGCATTGGCTTTACATTAATGGTGTTTTTAGTCGGTATTGGCATTATTCAAATATTTGACCAATTTCCGTTAAGCTACGACATTTTAAAGGTCGCCAGTATTGGTTATCTATTATATTTGGCCTATAAAATTGCCGGTGCTGGCTCGCCTGTAGATGATCAAAAACCAGACACTAAACCTATGACATTTATGCAGGCCGCATTATTTCAATGGGTGAACCCAAAAGCATGGACGATGGCCCTTACTGCGATTAGTATTTATGCGCCGACACAAAGCCTGCAAGCGGTGCTATTAGTAGCTGCAATTTTTGGTTTAATTAATTTACCATCGGTGAGCACTTGGGTAATGCTTGGTAAACAAATGCAAAAAATACTGACCAACCACAACCGACTTAAAATGTTTAATATAACCATGGCAAGTTTATTGGTGTTGTCGCTATACCCAGTGCTAATTTAG
- the rpmG gene encoding 50S ribosomal protein L33, translating to MRDKIRLVSSAGTGHFYTTDKNKKTMPEKMEIKKFDPKARKHVIYKEAKIK from the coding sequence ATGCGCGATAAAATCCGTTTAGTTTCATCTGCAGGTACTGGTCATTTTTATACTACTGATAAGAATAAAAAGACTATGCCAGAAAAGATGGAAATCAAAAAGTTTGATCCGAAAGCTCGCAAGCACGTGATCTACAAAGAAGCTAAAATCAAGTAA
- the rpmB gene encoding 50S ribosomal protein L28, which yields MSKICQVTGKKPMVGNNRSHALNSTRRRFLPNLQTHRFWVESENRFVKLRLTPKGMRIIDKNGIDSVLADIRARGEKI from the coding sequence ATGTCTAAGATTTGCCAAGTAACAGGCAAGAAACCGATGGTAGGTAACAACCGTTCTCACGCGTTGAATTCTACTCGTCGTCGTTTTTTACCAAACCTACAAACTCACCGTTTTTGGGTAGAAAGTGAAAACCGTTTTGTAAAATTACGTTTAACACCGAAAGGTATGCGTATTATCGATAAGAATGGTATTGATTCTGTATTAGCAGATATCCGTGCCCGTGGCGAAAAGATCTAA
- the radC gene encoding RadC family protein, whose protein sequence is MLKDWPIQERPREKLLSLGAHSLSDAELLAIFLRTGVKGYDVVALSRHLLKHFGSLHNVLATDCDSFCQQYGLGKAKYVQLQACLEMSRRYLAAKLTKGLSLTSSSQTKDYLISELKHEPHEVFAILFLDNQHNIICFKKLFFGTIDAATVYPRVVVESALKFKSAAIILSHNHPSGIAEPSLADKQITQRLIKALALVDIRVLDHIIIAGHLTCSLAERGDM, encoded by the coding sequence ATGTTAAAAGATTGGCCCATTCAAGAACGCCCTCGTGAAAAATTACTGTCTTTAGGTGCCCACAGTTTAAGTGATGCTGAATTATTGGCTATTTTTTTACGCACCGGAGTAAAAGGTTATGATGTCGTTGCATTATCCCGACACTTGCTAAAACATTTTGGTAGTTTACATAATGTATTAGCTACCGACTGTGACAGCTTTTGCCAACAATACGGTTTAGGTAAAGCTAAATATGTGCAATTACAAGCCTGCCTAGAGATGTCTCGACGATATTTAGCAGCAAAATTAACTAAAGGTTTAAGCTTAACTTCATCTAGTCAAACTAAAGATTATTTGATCTCAGAATTAAAACACGAACCTCATGAAGTGTTCGCTATTTTGTTTTTAGATAACCAACATAACATCATTTGTTTTAAAAAATTATTTTTTGGTACTATCGATGCCGCCACTGTATATCCAAGGGTAGTGGTAGAAAGTGCGTTAAAGTTTAAATCGGCAGCCATTATTTTATCGCATAATCACCCTTCTGGTATTGCTGAGCCGAGTCTGGCTGACAAACAAATAACCCAAAGATTAATAAAAGCATTGGCATTAGTTGATATTAGGGTGCTGGATCACATAATAATTGCTGGTCACTTAACATGTTCACTAGCCGAACGTGGCGACATGTAA